TGTGtgctcgtcctcgtcctggcGGAAGAGCTTTAACCGGACCCAGTTTTATGCGCCTGGCCTGGCTGATAAGAGATCCCACTCGCTCCAACGGCTGATTACGACTTTGGATGGCTGCGGATGCTGATTTAATGATGTCTTCGTGCCGCGCCGCCACGTAGTGCTCTGTTTTTTATATCTGCCTGTCAACTGTGTCACGGACTTTCAATTCGTTGCGCTGGAGATTTTTGGTCGGTTGTCGGTTGGAGGCGGGGCTGCACTCTGTTATTTTTAACGCGCAGCCAGAGGAACATGTTTCGTCTATTTGTGTCAAGCGGGAAAGTATGCTCCGATTTTTAAGGACCTAACAGGTGGCAGCGAAGACTAACGACTGGGCACTATCCTgtgaatttgatttaatttataatctaatttattgaatacaaaaaatatcgaaTTTAAAAGtataagtaattaaaatatgcaataacAAATATTAAGCAAGTTTTTCTTTGATATTCGTAGACCggatttaattgaaaaccatacattctattttaatattttattgaatttactTAACTAATGGAGTACCAAATGTAGtatattactatttaaatTGAAGCTACTATTAGTAATGAAGTTCACTGAATACCATACTTGACCTATGCTAACGAACATTTGCAAGTCTAATATACCCGGTTGTATGTTGTATACCTATTGCCCAAAAGCCATGCGTTACGCTGTGAACTGAAAGCTTTTACCTTACGTAGTTTGTTGAAGATTACGTTGAAGCTATGTTTTATTGAGCTTATTTTGTAGGGTATTCCGCTAGGTACAtcgatttaataaaaaagggGGTGTGTCTCTTCATATATATGCCTATACTTGACAAATTAATGggtattaaatttttaactgTATTTaacaatgcaatttatttatgtcttATGGCTCTATAATAAAATACATGTGTGCTGTTAAAACATATTCACTTAAAACCTATTTTAGTATGTATTTACATTACTTTATTGCTAAACCGAggtaaaacaaatttatgaacTCTTCCCGAAGCTCTGGAAAAATTCCACCAACAGCGCATACAAATGTCAGCGAAATCTTCCCTTATCTCAACCTCCTGCATATAGGTACATATGTTTGTAGTTCGTTCGTCACCACGATTCTGTAGCTTTTGCGACTGCCAGCGCAACAAAGTCCAATGTCCAagcgtcgctgctgctgtatCGCAATGAACAAATGTACAcatgcacatatatatttcatcGCTATACCGGCGCATCGCCAACTCGTTTGGATCATTTCGCTGCCAGCCAGCGACGAGTTAGCAAGGCGACCTAGTTAAAACTCaggaaaatacgaaaataaacCCATATTCAGATGGCGTTCCTCAACAAGGTGAGCATATCGGTTAATTTACAACGCAGCGAAAGTGAAAAACACACAGCTCAGACATATCCTATCCGAAAGTTTAAAGTTCTATCCACTCTAGTGACGACAGCAACTGTTGATCGCTCGCGTTTAGgttcgtacatacatatgtatattcgaGTGGGTTCCGTTtcgaaaacaaatttgttgctgccgcctaTCTGGTAGCAATCATCTGTACTTTGCCCCCCCGAGAAAGTATTATTAGCGGCGTCTAATGGCGGCTTATTGTGCACTCTATTTAAATTGGAACGCAAACTTTTATGGCAGACATATTCGTAATCTTTAGAATGTGATTACGGATTATGAACCTCAAACATCCATAGTTCCTTATAAATATGGAAACAAAAATTGTCTATGTTGATAGTGATGttgtattaattaaatacatacgTAGTTGGTCCACTTTATCGTGACTGATCATTAAGATTACTTCAGGGTCAACTTTAGTTAGTTGTGGATCCGATCCATTTCTACATTTGCATTATAAATTCCGATAAATCCTTGCTTACCATATGAATTGAGATGTAAAGAAAAAGTAGTGATTGTTAGGCAGCCAACACAGTATCTGGATTGCAAATTTTAACTAGTGTTATTTATAATCCAAAACTCCAGCTCGCTGCGCCCGCCCTGCGCCAGTTGGTGTCCCAAAGTCGCGCCTACGCCGCCGTGTCACACGTTTCGCCCAATGGCACCTCCTTCGCACTCACCGAggatcagctgcagctgcaggagctggCCCGTAAGTTTACCCGCGAGGAGATCATCCCAGTCGCTGCCCAATACGACAAGAGCGGCGAGTACCCGTGGCCCATCATCAAGAAGGCCTGGGAACTGGGCCTGATGAACAACCACATTCCCGCCGACATTGGTGGCCTGGATCTCGATGTGTTCACCACCTGCTTGTCGGCCGAAGAGCTGGCCTACGGCTGCACCGGCATCATGACCGCCTTGGAGGCTAGTGGTCTGGGCGTAAGTAACAAATTGCAACCATTCACGGCAAGATGATCCAAGCCCTACGTTTTCCAACAGCAAACTCCTGTGATCCTGTCCGGTAACAAGGAACAGAAGAAAAAGTACCTGGGCCGCCTGCTTGAGGAGCCACTGGTTGCCGCCTATGGTGTTACGGAGCCCGGAGCAGGATCCGATGTATCCGGCATCAAGACACGCGCCGAGAAGAAGGGCGATGAGTACATCATCAACGGCCAGAAGATGTGGATCACCAACGGCGGTGTGGCCAACTGGTACTTTGTGCTGGCCCGCACCAATCCGGATCCCAAGTGCCCGCCCAGCAAGGCCTTCACCGGGTTCATTGTGGAGCGGGACTCTCCCGGACTGACGCCCGGTCGCAAGGAGTTGAACATGGGACAGCGCGCCTCCGACACGCGTGGCATCACCTTCGAGGATGTGCGCGTGCCCAAGGAGAATGTGCTGATTGGCGAGGGAGCCGGTTTCAAAATTGCCATGGGCACTTTCGATAAGACACGTCCTCCAGTGGCCGCCGGTGCTGTGGGCTTGGCCCAGCGTTGCTTGGATGAGGCTCTTAAATACGCGCTGGAACGCAAGACCTTTGGCGTGCCCATCGCTCACCACCAGGCTGTGCAGTTCATGCTGGCTGATATGGCCATCGGCGTGGAGACATCCCGTCTGGCGTGGCGTCTTTCTGCCTGGGAAATCGACCAGGGACGTCGTAACAGCTATTATGCCTCCATTGCCAAGTGCCATGCCGCCGATGTGGCCAACAAGATTGCCTCCGATGCCGTCCAGATCTTTGGAGGCAACGGCTTCAACAGCGAGTATCCCGTGGAGAAGCTGATGCGTGATGCCAAGATCTACCAAATCTACGAAGGTACTTCTCAGATCCAGCGCCTCATCATTTCCCGAAACATGTACGAGGTAGCTAAGGGTCAAGCCTAAGTCAGTTTTAACTAGGATTCCGCATCTCCATTTACCTCATCCTTCATCATGCTCATTGTAGACACATTCACAAATCCGATTAATAAAGtacaataagtaaataattacAAGAAAATATGAATGATTGACTGTCATTTATCTGTCAAGTGTcaagaaaaaaattgtatttacttATACGAATGGTACTTGGTAATTTCTAGGGAATTGCAAATACCTCAAGTTTATAAAAGGAATTCTTAATATTTCAAGTTGCTCCAATCCTGCCCCACTTACCTCCCATCGTATATAGTCTAGACCATCGCAAATTATTTCGCCAGCTATCATCCATTGATAAGATTAGCCCTGTGGGGGCTGAGTGTTTGTCCTACTTAGGTTCAAAAAATCGCTGTTCTGTTTTGCTATCAACTGATAAGAGGTGAACGATAAGAGGCGTACTTAGATTTGCTATATAATTgtcaaacaataaaaaagtgCTCTGGGACATACAACACAATGAAA
This genomic interval from Drosophila teissieri strain GT53w chromosome 3L, Prin_Dtei_1.1, whole genome shotgun sequence contains the following:
- the LOC122617605 gene encoding probable medium-chain specific acyl-CoA dehydrogenase, mitochondrial, yielding MAFLNKLAAPALRQLVSQSRAYAAVSHVSPNGTSFALTEDQLQLQELARKFTREEIIPVAAQYDKSGEYPWPIIKKAWELGLMNNHIPADIGGLDLDVFTTCLSAEELAYGCTGIMTALEASGLGQTPVILSGNKEQKKKYLGRLLEEPLVAAYGVTEPGAGSDVSGIKTRAEKKGDEYIINGQKMWITNGGVANWYFVLARTNPDPKCPPSKAFTGFIVERDSPGLTPGRKELNMGQRASDTRGITFEDVRVPKENVLIGEGAGFKIAMGTFDKTRPPVAAGAVGLAQRCLDEALKYALERKTFGVPIAHHQAVQFMLADMAIGVETSRLAWRLSAWEIDQGRRNSYYASIAKCHAADVANKIASDAVQIFGGNGFNSEYPVEKLMRDAKIYQIYEGTSQIQRLIISRNMYEVAKGQA